The DNA region GAAAAGAACTTGATATCCAATAGAATatgttcaaaatcattttaaaagttaaacAGATTTATACATTCAATTCAACAAACATCAAGAAGAAAAAACATGTGAAGCACTACGTAACTGAAGGTTTCTGAGAATAATTATGGtgattaaatatataattagagGTGAAAGGAGTTTTATGAGAagcaaattgatttttttttcttctgaaaattctaTACGCAATGCATTTAAAAATAGCATTAAAGGAAAGATATTGGAGGGTAAAAGTGTACTATTCATCTCATAATAACCATTAGAACTTCAACGGGTTTTTTTTCATTCTGAGGATGTGGCTCATAGTCTAGCTGAACTCATCAGTCTAACATCTTAAGCACCACCTCTCGTCCTCTCCCCAGCAGTTCAATTGGATAAGCCAGTGCAACTCTTCCATAACTCATAATTGGCCTTCATTTTGGAAAAAGATAACTAAGCCTTTTTTAATTTAGGGAGATTGAATACACCCAATGAAGCTCTACTTGTCGTAGGGATATTGTATGACAAAATTAATTTCATTTTGACATATTTGTTCCAAGGGGGAAATTAAAAAATCACGGTATCAACAGAACCTACATTATAAAGATACAGGGCATTGGAAATCAGAGACTTTGGTTGAATCAGTCTCAAAAGCGGCATTATCAACCCAAAGTCTAGAACAAAGAGTAAGGAAATCACGAATAGTCTCCGTCCCAATCTAAGCGCACTTTTTTGAAAGGGAAATCTACACTGGATGGATATATGAGGCATATAAGGTGCTTGACATAAGTTCtgagaaagaagaagatggaaaAATGATAAAATGGACAAGAAAAGACTTCTGATAGTTTTGAAAGGGAATTCTCATACAGAATTATAGAGGCTAGCTTAAATgccatttaatttattttaatattttttctctgCTATTGAAGAATAGAGAAATTGTGGTCAATAAACATATTGGATAAAGTTAATTCAAGAATGAGAAAGCAATCTTCGGTTGAACCATTTTCTCAAGAAATTTGGCTTAGTAACTTGTTCGGTTGAACCATTAGGTTACAATATTTAAGATAAGTTTATAGTAGTCTACTAACGTAAGCTTATAAATACCCTCCCTCCAGTGGCCCACAGTGTATATAATGTGAGATTAATCTAAAGAGTAATACATGCACTTTGCTCTGTCTACAAAACTGGCAATGAATCATCACTTCTTATCCAAATATAACACAAATCTTCCACCATCTTTGCTGTCTCATTTGATGGGGAACCAAAACTTTGTCAAGAGACGAAATTGGTATATGCACAAGGGCAAAGGAAGGCAACTAGAAACAGATGGAACTCATGATGTTTAAAAACAAGTTAGTATTTGAACGAAACAGTCTCAATAGAATTGCGCTTGAAATTTTTTGTTGCAGTCGCCTTGAACCATCTTTTTAGTGATGACACCAGATAAGTGCTCTAGTGATTTCCTACCTCTTGAAATGAATTTCAGCTGCAAACTTTACCCGAGAAAAATAATCTAAATGTTCACCAAAACCACATCAAAATTAAAACGCAAAGTTCAATCAAAATAAAGTAAAGATACAACAAAATCATGCTCATATACGAAATTTTGTCTGGACAACCAAAAACAATGAGATGACATTACAAAGGACCAAATTTGGGCAAAAATCGAGAAATCATAAAAGAGACCATATGTCAATATCGAACGCGAACAAGTTGAAGCGCATAGTTtgcacaaagaaaacaaaacagtAAAGAATTCAAACACTAATATGTCAACTCCATAATCCATTTCTCCGAGCATTCAAACCAATCAGATCATAAAAAGAACCAAACTACAGCACACGTTAGACATCAGGAGCCGAGAATTATGAGGCGACGACGGGCCAAAGACTAAGGGGGAAAAAAAAGGGAAACAGTAAGGGAGCAAGAGCTAGGTGAAACGCACGATGAAACGCTGATAGAACTTGCGCTTGAAGTGGTCAACGACGTCGGATCGAGAGGCCATGTGAGGCGGAATCAAGATATTGGACCAGTACTCCGCCCATCGGGGATCCCCCTCGTAGTCGTACGACGACGCCGCGATCCTCTTCAGCCGCTGCGGATCTTGCTCCTCTCCCATAGTAGCCCACCTGCCAGCAGATCCGAGCCCTCTTCTTCGTCGCCCTCTTGTCCGCGAGGGAGGACTTCGCGGAGGGCGATAAGCGAGCGGACGGATGATCGATAAAGCGATCGAGCATGCGCTGTGAGCTTTACCTTTTGTAGCGATGGTCGGCCAATCTAACGAGAGAGCGGCGAGATCAGATCAGATCAGATCAGATGCTGCATCCCTAATCAGTCCGGTCCGGTCCAACCAAGCACGGCTTTTAAAGGCAGGAATGGTTGCCATGAAAATATTCTTCAAATTTGGAAAATCTTATCACTAATATCACCttctttatattaaaatcattcaAAGGACacctcctttttatttttttaatcaaaacttATCCTAACCCGCAAACCGATAAAATTAGAGGATTGTCTTATGTGTACTGTTGGACTAATTTTGACTTTTTGATGGATCGATTATGATTTTGTACCGCTAATTTTaaccttaaattttaaattgcATGGATGGACTGACTTATTCAATAAGATTTAAATCATAACTATTATAATGCTAATATTTATGTTATAGCAGATAGTTATTACAACTaaacttattttatttaataacatttatattataataattaagaaataataataattgttataattataattatgaaattatatatGTTATaactataataataattataaaatatgtaGTTGCTATAATACATGTTtacgaaaattatttttcttttaaatgagAATGCAACAAAATGATATTGGATTCTTAGGTTGTTTGTTATGAGCGCTTTTCGATTTATCTTGGTGACGGATGGAAAATTTTTATAGGGTCAGATCAGTCACCCCAGACTCGACGTTACCTAACCTGGTTTTTTTTTTTCCCGGGGCTATGGTGCAGTGGTAGTGTATCTAGATTGTCACCCAGATACCCGCGATTCGAGCCTAGCTATAAcgaatttataggaatttttccttTAAATGGGGCATgcaactaaaggatgctgagCTCGGCTGCCCACTACgagcgcttctcgatttatcctagtGGCCGATGGAAACTTCTGTAGGGTCGGACTGGTCATCTTAGGCTCGACGTTACCcaacctgattaatcatttttttgtgACCTCGGGGCTATGGTGCAGCGACAGGGCATCCAGATTGTCATCTAGACACCCACAGTTCGAGCCCCAGCTATGACAAATTTACAGGAACTTTTCCTCTAAATGGGGCACGCAACTACAGGATGCTAGGCTCCTGGGTTACCCACTCTTTTCGATTTACTTTAATGGTCGATGAAAACTTTCATAAAATTGATCATCCCAGACTCAACGTTAACCAATCTGATTAatcttttttttcttataataCATGCTTACATGTTTATACAATTGACTGATCACTTTATGATTTAATGCACTGTGCACATCACATCACAAGAGATAATAATGTGCTATTTTAAGAGGAATTGATGGGGTGTgatgtttttttaatttaaaaaaaaataggcaACAAGAGGCTCTTTTATTTTTTACCTGATGTACACTTGCTTTTCGTTCACAGTCTGTACTGTAGATGATATTTGTCCAttataacataaaaaaaatgcatttaagccaaaaatatttttcaatgtagatcttgttctcatcctcaatgatatctttatttttaaaaaaatcataaagttttaagttaagaaatgaaaataaaatagatTAATTTTTTAAGGCTAAGAATATTTGCATATGTaagagaaaattcaaaaaatgggagttattttggGAACCTTGAAATCATTTTGGAGGAGTTGCTAGTTCGGCGAGAGACACTTCGAGTTCTTCGTGTGGGGTGATATTCTATTTTGGGCATTTTCAAAAAGGAACAATGCTGTCTAAGATATTTACCAATTTTAAAGGGAAGATTTAGCTCGAAGGTTTATCctttttttataatataaattataaagaatccttacattataaaaaaaatatcaaaatttttattataaatatcTTCTCATAATTCATTCTCTCAATCTCCTCTATCCAACAACCAACCTTCACAACCGAAAATCCACCGTAAAACCTGATATTGTCCTATCCTTTTCATTCCATACTCTGGTTAGTTTTCTACTTAATTATATtactatatcttactattttattaaaaatcttcttTCTTTACTAGCTAATTTTGATGAAgcttaaaatgaatttacgttaatatctttttttctattcgcactaaaaataattccaaaatttattagtaatttcacaaacgaaacaatcagtgatctagaattCGAGGCTCAGCTGCgacatattattattaatttttctcatcattaattttctctgattgttttatataaaaaaatataattctttaATCTCACATCTTAAAATTGACAATCTTATgatcaaaaaaatttctataaatattttaggcctataatgttaaaaaatatactttttttaGTTGTTTTTACtaaaataagtataatattaaattaaattaatttttttcataaggaTTGCTGGGATTCTTTAGCGTTACTGGGATTCTTTAGCGTTACTGGGATTCTCTAGCATCATCCTTACTATAGGTCtgacgaatcttacccaaataattaattcttaattctAAACGTAAGGGTGACACTCAAAAatccaaataattcagattttcaaagacccaaataattcagaTCGACACTCGAAAATCCAAATTCAATGTGGTTTTAATGTATTATATCACTAGTTTAATTTATTTCTGTATTTACATCttacaaacataaaataaaaacaaaatttaaaaaaaaaaatccatgctGTTTCCGTTCTCTAGAAAATTTGCGgcttttttttttacaaagattATATAAAACCAAATTTCATGTGATTATGCAACACAGATTTGGCTCttaaatttggattttattcaAAGCTTCAAAGCTGTCACATTGGGGAAGTAATTACACAAGAATTTAACAGATGTATAGAAAATGACTGGgggagaaaatatagtgagatcATTTTCACTATCTGAATCGCATTATTGTGGAAGTAATTACATCAAGAATTTAACAGATGTATAGAAAATGACTGGGGGAAAAAATGTGTACCGTTCGATTCACCTCGATTGGTTTTACCTTGTTCGAGTATGCTCGCTGtagtcttattcttcttcttcgctgccaAATCCCATTCTCTGAAACATTCTGATTTCTTCAGATTTTGGTGAATCAAAGCTTTCACTGTGGCCTGGTGGCACACCATTGTTTATGTCTAGATCAGTCAAGTTATCGAGAGCTCTCACCACCTGAACAAACCATGAGCAATGATCAAGTCTTCAGCGAAAGATAAGACAGAAGAATGAGAAAACAATCAACTTTTTTCGACCTTTCGATATAAGCAAAAAGAATAGGAAAGACACTATTTAACTTCGAAGATTAACTGAATGAAGTAGATCACTTGGCTGTAGAATGTAGTGCTTGGATTTTACCTGACTCATCCGAGGCCTCATGGTAGAAGAATGCCGAATGCAAGCAGCTGCTACCTCAATGATCTGAAGCATCTCGTCGTAGTCATAGTTCCCGCTGAGCCTTGGATCTGGTAGGCGTCTAAAATCTCCATTTTCAAGAGCTTGGATGAGCAACGGTCGAGCCTATAATGAGATAGCAGTCACAATTTCCATCTCTTAATAAATTTCTAATGAATCTTTTCAAATCACAGCTAGCATTTCAGCAACGCGATTCTTAAGCTTAAAAACAGGAAAAATATTATTGCACAAGTTCgtatgtccaaagaatgttcaaccAAATAATCCCACTTCACGATAAGGGTGGGTGAGTCTTGTCGTGATCATAAAGTTGTGCCTGGCGTTCATGATTACTGTTTGATTACAGTGACATTAACTATTCATCCAATGTAGTACATGATCGTTTGATGATTCGCGCATCTCTGGGCTTATTTTAGATACATCTCTTTGAAAAACACGATCACAAAACCTTCATCTAATGGTTCCTTAAGCCCAGTACTCTAAACCAATAACTTTTCATGCTTATAAACCTTTCTAAACCAAGAGATCTCAGAATTTTGTCAATATGATAACTAGTGAGATTTGAAGAGGAGAATCACAACCCACAAAGCAAATACACGAGCTGAGTATCAAAGCTTTGAGATTTACTCAGATAATACATATCAATCGAACTGCGTTTAGCACAAAGGCTAGGGAAGGAAAttgaggataaaagtcttttcaACCAAAACAAGTAGAATCTGAATGTGTTCTGCAAAAGACCGCGGATGAAACTTGAAAGTCCTGATCCAATGCTTACTTGGGTTACTGGACCTAGATTCGCTACTGCTTCGGCGAAGTTGGCAGGGAAACTCTTGGTTATTCTGTTCTAGAAATATTAGGTAAATATGGAATATACAGCTAGGGCCACTAACATATAAACTCACTGCTTTTCACATGTGCTTAGTGAACGATCCGAGCTAATCAAAGGAACAAGGACAATGACATAATGAAAAGGCAAGCTCAATGAGATGCACAGAATGCGAAGAAATAGAAGAGCTACTGGAAGCCTAGAACGGAGGAAGGATTTTCAGAAGGCAATGGGAGTTTCCACCTAATTTTTTCAGCATGTAAAGTACAAAGGAAAAAGAAAGGGAAATGTGACATAATCTACTACTTATGAGCAAGTTTACGGAATCCTACCTCATACAGCTCGACAATCAATTCTTTTACCATCATCTAGATCACAACCTATAACTTTACGCAAACAAACTGACTCAAAAAGGACGTATTTTTATTGCAATAAACACATTATGTTTATCTCCTTAATTCAACATGCAATGCAGTTAATGACACTAGAGAAATCAGTCCAGATTGCTGTTAGAGAGCCTACCCATTCAGCAAGACACTCGTCTCCCAAAGGTTGAGACAAATCAACAGGCTTCCGTCCTGTAATAAGTTCCAAAAGAACCACCCCAAATGAATATACATCAGACTTAGCAGTTAACTTTCCACTAGTTGCATACTCCGGAGCCAAGTATCTGCAAAGGCAATGTATAGTAAGTTTTACAAACGATAGCCAGCCTCATTGAATAATATCAAAATTTCATGTTGTCTTCTACCCAAAAGTTCCCATTACACGTGTGGACACGTGTGAGTTTCCATCCATGGCTGACCTTGCAAGCCCGAAATCAGAAACCTAATATATCAGAATAAATCAGTTGCAATTCAAAGTTTTGGCAGTTTCAGTGCACCAAACAAGATGTATGGCAACCTTAGCCTCAAAGTTGTAATCTAATAAAATGTTTGAGGACTTGATATCTCTGTGAATTATCCGAGGATTACCTGATACAAGAAATAAAATTGACAAAAATTTCTGATTTAGTGTATGATTTATTTCAAGTCAACAAAGCCGAGtggaacaagaaagaaaatagaaattACAATCCTCATGAAGGTATGCTATTCCACGAGCTGTCCCAACAGCGACCTTAACCCTCTTGGTCCATTGCATTACTGCTCTTCCTTTTCCTGCAAAAGCAATGCCAGATAGGATAGGAATACATGCATCACTAAATACAATTTGATGGTAGACTTTGAAGACCTGTGTGAATTAACTTGGTCccgagaaaaaaaaagaataaaaatcatTACTCACCATGGAGATGGTAATAAAGAGTTCTATTGGGCACATAATCATAGACGAGCAATCTCTGATTCTCTGATACACAGTATCCTACAAGAGAAACCAAATGGCGATGGTGTGCACGACTGATAGTTCCAACTTCAGCTCTGAAATGGCGCTCTCCTTGTGCCCCACTAACTTTAAGCTTCTTCACAGCCACTTCTCTTCCATCCATTAAGTATCCTTTATATACACAACCAGATCCACCTTCACCTAAAAGGTTCTGAGGTGAGAAGTTATCCGTAATCATTGATAGCTCGTCCAATGTAAACCATAATTTTGTATGTCCTAACCCCGACTCGGATTGTGAGAAAGGGATTCCAGAACTTCCTTCAGAGCCATGCCTTACAGGAGGATATGGTGGAGATCTTGCATGAGGGTATATCTCTAAAGAGAGAAGACAAAGTTAGGTTACTAGATTTAGGAGTTGAGAGAATCTAATTTTATATTTGCAAATAACACATCTTTACTTAAGCTTGCTGATTCATGAATCGATAAGATATGGGAAATATACCTTACCTGATATAAGTGTAGACACTGATGGTGCCACAGCGATATCTCCGCCGTGACTAATAGGTTGGAGTGGCTTCTTACGCTTTTTCACAAGCCACACAGTCGCTCCGACAAAACTAAGCATTACAATACCTGCAACAACAGCGAATGTAGCAACAGTTGCAGTAGTACCCATTGTGGAGCCATTGTTCAAAGGTGGGGGAGACACTTTGTGTCTAGGTGGAGGATGAGGCTGTGATGGTGGGCTTCGAACATGCGGGGGAGGATTGGTATTATATGGAACAGGAGGAGGTGGTGGTGAAGAactaggaggaggaggaggtggtggtggaACAAGGGATGGCGGTGGTGGCGACCGGTAATAGATTGGTGTGATAGGAGGAAAAAAAGCTGGTGGAGCTGGCAAAGGCTGCAGTGTTGGCGGAACAGCAATTGCTGGTGGAAGAGGTGTTGGCACAGAGGGACATGGTGGTGAAGAATGGCCTTCAAGTGGAGCACTCGGTAGTTGAGAAGCTGGTGGGGATGAAGCTGGAGACGGTGGTGAGAGGGGAGGGGATGAAGGTGGATCCGCTCTGGAAGAAGGAGCCGGCAAAGGGGGGCTGTGATACCCACTTCGAAGAGATGGTGGTGATGAGAGGGCATCTCGTGGCGGCGGTGGCGGCGATGTGTAGTAGAAAAATTCCATCTTTTGCTTCCACTGGATAGCCCTCGCAGCCACCAGTCTCCTTCAAGAAAGCTCGCAAGATCACCTGCATCACAGAGCCACCATTTCCCAGGGCTTCAATCGCCGAGAACTCTCCAAATCCAAGATAGAATTCCTTCACATCTCCACGAACCACAATCGATGAACTGCTACACCAATGCAGTCCTCCAAACCAATTGAAAAGACACAGATTTTAGAGGACTGTCAAATGATTCCACTAATTATGAGCACTTAAAATTCCTGTCCTTTCAGAAACCTGATTTCCGCCCTAAAAAGTGAACGCCCATTGGCACAACCTACAACCCGGAAGAAAAATCCGACCATTTCTGGACGATACCAGATTAATGGGACAGATTATCCCACAAAGATTCAAGCTTTTGCCCTAGAAACTCATCAAGATTCAACCTTCAACGAAAGACGTATCTCCAAGCACGGAGGCGTACCAGATTACGGATCAGCCCAGAGCTCAATCTCACAATGCGAGAACACTGCCGCTGCAAGGCCGCAGCCTGGCGGAAGAAGAATAAGCCGCAGCGGAAGAACAGGAACGAGAAATACTGGAGACGAGTACCCTAATAACCTTTCCGACCCGTCCTGGCAACGCTGAATCGGAAGGTGGAGAACGTGAGGAGGACGACTTGGCGTAATTTCAATACATGAGCTTGGATTTGGGGGTGAAGAACTGGGAGACGCAGATTGTACTGGCAGTGGTAGTTCCCGAAGCCGCATTATGAGCTACTTCTAGCTGTAAACCAAGACGAAGCATTTTATATGCGTAGacaatttcttttcctttccatttttaatatttttccacaattttttttaataattccggACTTCATCTGAGTTCgcgtaaattaaaaatataatttatacgcATTTAAAAATCCACgtctaaaatatttatttatttaaaatttaaaggcAGATCTTTTATTGCTTTTGCGCGTTAGATAGACAACAACCTTCAAAATATTCGTTATTCAAATTCTAATGTCTTTAAtctctttaaaacttttaaagaaaaatGATATCAATCCCAATCTAATATTATGGATGATAAAATATtgataaataaatcaaaaaaatattttatctagAACAATCATCTTTTATAGTCATTCGGATCACTTGGTcctctctttgttttttttaagatGATATAGTTCAGATGTCGTTAACTTTATGTTCGTAGCTTAAATTTTGATAAAGAATGTCACActgaatatatttaaatttaaaataacataaatttgtgaaaaaaaaatacaaattcaattaaaactTTCAAATTTTGACGAAAACAATTAAAAACATCTCCTTAATATTTATAAAATGCTTTTATATCTCTAAGTTTAAAATAGCACTagtttatagttataattaacagCATCCGAAATATGTAAAAGTAGATGATCTTCTACTTTTATAACactcaaaattattttgatcatcAAAATTATCCCATGAAATTCAAACTTTAATCCTCTTATTTATCCCTCAtgcttttctaaattttttatatataattttggtATTCAATTCTTACATTCCAACTAATTTTGACGATAACAAATCCCATTCtataaaaatttatcattaataattagAATAAATCAAAAAGCACAAATTAATCTTGACGATTAATCTAACATCacaaatgatatataattttattttagaacaATCATTTTTTATAGTCGTTCGGATCACTTAGTCTCCTCTTTGTTCCTTTCAAAATGACATAATTCGGATACAGTTAGATTTATGTTCACAGCTTAAATTCTGACAAAAAATATAcattaaatatatttaagtttaaaatgacaTTAATTTGTGAAAaaaatacaaattcaattaaaactTTCAAATTTCGACAAAAACAACTCAAAGCAACTCCCTAATATTTATaaaatgtttttatatatatatataccattttAATTAACAGCATCCGAAATATGTGAAAGTAGACTATCTTCTACTCTTATAACactcaaaattattttgaccATCAAAATCATCCCATGAAATTCAACCTTTAATCCTCTTATTTATCCCTCACGCTtttcatatatataattttgatatttaattcTGACGTTCCGACTAATTTTGATGGTGACTGATTTCACTCTATAAAAAATTACCATTAATAATGAGGATAAATAAGAAAGCACAAATTAACCTTGACGACTAATCTAACAtcacaaataataaataatgtcttTTTAAATGAAATTCAAACCATCGTTATTTAAATGTAATGCGCCCTTGATAGAGGGAAAAGTGAATCGTGCCCCTCCATTACTCAAGTGACATTAAAATGCAAGAAGAGAATGAGAGATTTCATGATTCTACACTATTAATAGAATCATGCTTCCTTTCCTCCATTTTTGTTCATCAGACATTTAGACTCCatttttttataaacattttcTATCTATTTACAGTATGAAATCATTTTGTTGCAACTATTATTATTAACTTTACTATTACTTATTATATCACCCAATTAAAAGGATGCTTATGCCAGAACAATTACTGATCATTAATTTGGAGGAGATGCTTGTAGAAATATTTATAGATTCATTTATAACGATTAGGAAGGTGTCAACTAGCTCAGTTGGTGAGAGTATTAGTCAAATGATAAGACGATCAAGTCAAATAATAAGTGGATTGCCTTAGTCAAATGCACCGCCTAATTCTTCTATTCGATCCAAATTAATAAGTCGTTAATACAACTAAACAaacaattttgataaaaaaaataattcatggTGGTGATAAGCATGTAACCAGAGCATTTAAATGATTTATTTATGCATATcaattctatattttattttctcccattaaaaaaattaatcataaaaaaaatataaaacatagCCATAATTCACCCTCAAATCAAGAAGGGGAGAAAAGTCGAGTCAACTCTTTGGGTTGATTAGAACCACAAGAGAGACTGTCCAGTTAAGGTTGATTGATTGCTTCCATTAGCTTACTCTGGTTCACTAATAGCTTGATCATTATGGGCCGACGCGGAAAAAAAAATCCCCTCTCATCACTAATTATTAGTTATAAATTAATCCTATAATTTATATTCCTTTGTATAATTTAATGATGGATAGTAAAAAGTATCTTAAGTAAACATAATCACATTTTACTATAATTAATAGTTTAATCATGCAACTAATAGATCACATGTAAATGGTCATTATGTTGGATAAAATATTTCATGATTTATCTTCCTTTTAGATCGCTTAGGGTCTTTGAGATACTTCAGGGTAAGGGTTTTCATCTTTTGCTACAACTAATAGTTTGATCGTGGCCCCTATGGGTGTGCCCCCACAAGTATATAGTCAAGTTGGTACTCAGGTAAGTAGTTATCATAATAAGTCTCAGATTTGAATCATGAGATTAATTACCCTGTGTTAGACCCCCTCATCTAGGAAGTTGTTCGGCTGACTGAATGACCCCCATGATTTTATTCATTCCAATATGCTTGGGAGGCTTTGGAGGACCCTAGACGAAGATTATCACCTCTTTTTATCATAATGGGCCGAGTTAATACTAAGTAGTAGAATTACATTGCAAAAGCAAGGTTCGAATTTCGTGGGTTCATTCTCTTAAGGAATAAATTCCTCTCACCTATAAAATCTTTTGATATCATGATTTATCATATTTCCACAAGTCTTGGGTCAGATCATGAAGGGGCACATGAATTCATGAGCGTTATTATATTTTGTATCACCAATAGTTTGATCATGGATTGCATCATTTTTGCCCTTAGACATGGAGCgatgataaatatatatatatatatatatatatatatatatatatatatatatatatatatatctatatatatatatatatatatatagagtcaAGTCAATTGGATGGATCATCAGTCGGCTATACCACCACTACGAGAACTTCCTCTGTCCACTTGGGAAATTCTCTCACTTTTGTAACTGTAATGCAAGAATAATTAAAAGCTAAAACCTTTTCATAAAAGTTAAAACTAAAAGCCCTAGAAAAAAGTGTCTTTGTTAGGCTTTAAGTCAAGGAACCAGCCTGTTCTATTCCTAGAGAAAAAAGGGACATTCCAACCAACTCCCCCAGGAATTTGATTGCCTTTTCTGCGAGCTTCTTCTTCATCAAGATAATTATTGCATAAGAGAATGAACTCGCATGCCTTTTGACCAGTATTTTCACATTAATTAGATATatcaggaaaaaaaacaaaaggggAAAGGTAAAtggagaaaataaaaataaagagagaaTATT from Zingiber officinale cultivar Zhangliang chromosome 4B, Zo_v1.1, whole genome shotgun sequence includes:
- the LOC121975893 gene encoding proline-rich receptor-like protein kinase PERK9, whose product is MEFFYYTSPPPPPRDALSSPPSLRSGYHSPPLPAPSSRADPPSSPPLSPPSPASSPPASQLPSAPLEGHSSPPCPSVPTPLPPAIAVPPTLQPLPAPPAFFPPITPIYYRSPPPPSLVPPPPPPPPSSSPPPPPVPYNTNPPPHVRSPPSQPHPPPRHKVSPPPLNNGSTMGTTATVATFAVVAGIVMLSFVGATVWLVKKRKKPLQPISHGGDIAVAPSVSTLISEIYPHARSPPYPPVRHGSEGSSGIPFSQSESGLGHTKLWFTLDELSMITDNFSPQNLLGEGGSGCVYKGYLMDGREVAVKKLKVSGAQGERHFRAEVGTISRAHHRHLVSLVGYCVSENQRLLVYDYVPNRTLYYHLHGKGRAVMQWTKRVKVAVGTARGIAYLHEDCNPRIIHRDIKSSNILLDYNFEAKVSDFGLARSAMDGNSHVSTRVMGTFGYLAPEYATSGKLTAKSDVYSFGVVLLELITGRKPVDLSQPLGDECLAEWARPLLIQALENGDFRRLPDPRLSGNYDYDEMLQIIEVAAACIRHSSTMRPRMSQVVRALDNLTDLDINNGVPPGHSESFDSPKSEEIRMFQRMGFGSEEEE